In one Clostridia bacterium genomic region, the following are encoded:
- a CDS encoding ThiF family adenylyltransferase — translation MDSKVRFEERYSRQILFRGIGVEGQQRLAQSRVAVVGCGATGSALSSLLARAGVGHLRVIDRDYIEPSNLQRQVLFDEADAAESLPKAIAAARKIGAFNSEITVEPQVADLTPSNIDELLQDAQIVLDGTDNFETRYLLNDYAIQHSVPWIYAAAVGSYAVTMNVLPGETACLACVFPDSPKGIVETCDTSGILNSAVNLVASVAATEATKFLVGATDKMRRSLLSFDVWSNDHAEIGTERPRKDCRACAEHDFVHLAGEGRPHITMCGRNSVQIHERNRPIDFGEITRRLEPHGTVRHNEFVLKFWRDPYEVTLFPDGRAIVKGTTDASIARSLYARFIGS, via the coding sequence ATGGACAGCAAAGTGCGATTCGAAGAGCGGTATTCGCGGCAGATCCTTTTCCGCGGCATTGGAGTAGAAGGACAGCAGCGCCTGGCCCAGTCGCGCGTAGCCGTGGTTGGCTGCGGAGCGACCGGCTCTGCCCTTAGTTCCCTGCTCGCGCGCGCCGGAGTGGGACACCTGCGCGTCATTGATCGCGACTACATAGAGCCTAGCAATCTTCAGCGCCAGGTGCTGTTCGATGAGGCCGATGCGGCTGAGTCCCTGCCCAAGGCCATCGCAGCCGCGCGCAAGATTGGCGCATTCAACTCAGAGATCACCGTCGAACCGCAGGTCGCCGACCTGACGCCTTCCAACATCGATGAGCTTCTGCAAGACGCACAGATCGTGCTCGACGGGACCGATAATTTCGAGACGCGATACCTACTGAACGATTACGCGATTCAACATTCGGTGCCGTGGATCTATGCCGCTGCGGTTGGCAGCTATGCCGTAACCATGAACGTGCTGCCCGGCGAGACGGCGTGCCTGGCTTGCGTCTTTCCTGATTCGCCGAAGGGCATCGTCGAAACGTGCGACACGTCTGGCATCCTCAACTCTGCGGTGAACCTGGTGGCGTCGGTCGCGGCAACGGAGGCAACGAAGTTTCTGGTTGGCGCGACTGACAAGATGCGGCGAAGCTTGCTCTCGTTCGACGTCTGGAGCAACGATCATGCCGAGATCGGTACGGAACGGCCTCGCAAAGACTGCCGTGCGTGCGCCGAACACGACTTCGTTCACCTGGCTGGCGAAGGGCGTCCTCACATAACGATGTGCGGCCGCAACTCCGTGCAGATACACGAACGCAACCGGCCCATCGACTTCGGCGAAATCACACGGCGACTCGAACCGCACGGCACCGTGCGCCACAACGAGTTCGTGCTGAAATTCTGGCGCGATCCCTACGAAGTAACGCTCTTCCCCGACGGCCGCGCCATCGTTAAGGGCACAACCGATGCCTCCATCGCCCGCAGCCTGTACGCCAGATTCATCGGATCGTAA